A single Populus alba chromosome 7, ASM523922v2, whole genome shotgun sequence DNA region contains:
- the LOC118063339 gene encoding uncharacterized protein isoform X2: protein MSLTVRKTMTKPPFFFKNPPLTHTRFSAMEAPARVINRSLFTKPTSTTSNFLKPIPIIHRSIHSQRQNLQTHIISTPKLSHSRIHSSFSPFSHSPVTPNPNPIKFLLSLSSSHLSNPTKNSDFNFKSHQNERPFTWNKAPESVVSGKGSVFSDKKPVATVVLLGWLGAREKHLKKYGYILGVMQEREGLMEKIKGCVSDSGGGNQLNPKVWAGGFSTALLKKRSSSVQVIETKEINGLKNQASESKEQENEPSMIEAMVLYVFEMLFSVILKLPEVDQKLMKIVSTLSEKQPSCPHLFLYSTEDKLVPFQLIELEIQDQRRMGRKVMSYNFESSPHVDHFRTFPDMYSLLLHNFLKECFPVAKQI, encoded by the exons ATGTCTTTAACAGTTAGGAAAACAATGACAAAGCCcccattctttttcaaaaatccaCCCCTCACCCACACCAGATTTTCCGCCATGGAAGCTCCTGCAAGGGTCATCAATCGCAGTCTCTTCACTAAACCAACATCAACGACTTCAAATTTTCTAAAACCCATTCCAATAATCCATCGATCGATACACTCACAACGACAAAATCTCCAGACCCACATCATATCAACACCCAAATTGTCTCATTCTCGcattcattcttcattttcaCCGTTCTCTCACTCACCCGTTACTCCTAATCCAAACCCCATTAAATTCCTCCTCTCGCTTTCCTCTTCTCATCTCTCAAACCCCACCAAGAACTCTGATTTTAACTTCAAATCTCATCAAAATGAGAGGCCTTTTACGTGGAACAAAGCACCAGAGAGTGTTGTTAGCGGTAAAGGTAGTGTCTTTAGTGATAAAAAACCAGTTGCGACTGTGGTTCTGCTTGGCTGGCTTGGAGCTAGAGAGAAACATCTCAAAAA GTATGGTTATATCCTTGGGGTTATGCAAGAGAGGGAGGGACTAATGGAGAAGATTAAAGGGTGCGTTTCTGATTCTGGAGGTGGCAATCAATTAAATCCTAAG GTCTGGGCTGGTGGGTTCTCCACTGCCTTGCTGAAGAAACGCAGCTCTTCTGTGCAAGTTATTGAGACTAAAGAAATAAATGGATTAAAAAATCAAGCTAGTGAATCAAAAGAGCAAGAAAATGAACCTTCAATGATCGAAGCCATGGTGCTATATGTATTTGAAATGCTATTCTCTGTAATTCTGAAGTTGCCAGAAGTGGATCA GAAGTTAATGAAAATTGTGTCCACGCTCTCAGAAAAGCAGCCTTCCTGTCCCCACCTTTTTCTATATAGCACAGAAGATAAACTTGTTCCATTTCAATTAATAGAGTTGGAGATCCAGGATCAGAGGAGAATGGGGAGAAAGGTAATGTCCTATAATTTTGAGTCATCCCCCCATGTGGACCACTTCAGAACTTTCCCCGATATGTATTCATTACTGCTTCATAATTTCTTGAAGGAGTGTTTTCCAGTAGCTAAACAGATTTGA
- the LOC118063339 gene encoding uncharacterized protein isoform X1 translates to MSLTVRKTMTKPPFFFKNPPLTHTRFSAMEAPARVINRSLFTKPTSTTSNFLKPIPIIHRSIHSQRQNLQTHIISTPKLSHSRIHSSFSPFSHSPVTPNPNPIKFLLSLSSSHLSNPTKNSDFNFKSHQNERPFTWNKAPESVVSGKGSVFSDKKPVATVVLLGWLGAREKHLKKYVEWYNSRGIHAVTFVVDMRELLYFDFGKRVEKRITELANELVSWVSEREDDGRERCLFFHTFSNTGWLVYGYILGVMQEREGLMEKIKGCVSDSGGGNQLNPKVWAGGFSTALLKKRSSSVQVIETKEINGLKNQASESKEQENEPSMIEAMVLYVFEMLFSVILKLPEVDQKLMKIVSTLSEKQPSCPHLFLYSTEDKLVPFQLIELEIQDQRRMGRKVMSYNFESSPHVDHFRTFPDMYSLLLHNFLKECFPVAKQI, encoded by the exons ATGTCTTTAACAGTTAGGAAAACAATGACAAAGCCcccattctttttcaaaaatccaCCCCTCACCCACACCAGATTTTCCGCCATGGAAGCTCCTGCAAGGGTCATCAATCGCAGTCTCTTCACTAAACCAACATCAACGACTTCAAATTTTCTAAAACCCATTCCAATAATCCATCGATCGATACACTCACAACGACAAAATCTCCAGACCCACATCATATCAACACCCAAATTGTCTCATTCTCGcattcattcttcattttcaCCGTTCTCTCACTCACCCGTTACTCCTAATCCAAACCCCATTAAATTCCTCCTCTCGCTTTCCTCTTCTCATCTCTCAAACCCCACCAAGAACTCTGATTTTAACTTCAAATCTCATCAAAATGAGAGGCCTTTTACGTGGAACAAAGCACCAGAGAGTGTTGTTAGCGGTAAAGGTAGTGTCTTTAGTGATAAAAAACCAGTTGCGACTGTGGTTCTGCTTGGCTGGCTTGGAGCTAGAGAGAAACATCTCAAAAAGTACGTGGAATGGTATAATTCAAGAGGGATTCATGCTGTTACGTTTGTCGTTGATATGAGAGAGTtgctttattttgattttgggaAGAGAGTGGAGAAGAGGATCACTGAATTGGCTAATGAGCTTGTTTCGTGGGTTTCTGAGAGAGAAGATGATGGTAGAGAGAGGTGTTTGTTTTTTCACACCTTTAGTAACACTGGTTGGCTTGT GTATGGTTATATCCTTGGGGTTATGCAAGAGAGGGAGGGACTAATGGAGAAGATTAAAGGGTGCGTTTCTGATTCTGGAGGTGGCAATCAATTAAATCCTAAG GTCTGGGCTGGTGGGTTCTCCACTGCCTTGCTGAAGAAACGCAGCTCTTCTGTGCAAGTTATTGAGACTAAAGAAATAAATGGATTAAAAAATCAAGCTAGTGAATCAAAAGAGCAAGAAAATGAACCTTCAATGATCGAAGCCATGGTGCTATATGTATTTGAAATGCTATTCTCTGTAATTCTGAAGTTGCCAGAAGTGGATCA GAAGTTAATGAAAATTGTGTCCACGCTCTCAGAAAAGCAGCCTTCCTGTCCCCACCTTTTTCTATATAGCACAGAAGATAAACTTGTTCCATTTCAATTAATAGAGTTGGAGATCCAGGATCAGAGGAGAATGGGGAGAAAGGTAATGTCCTATAATTTTGAGTCATCCCCCCATGTGGACCACTTCAGAACTTTCCCCGATATGTATTCATTACTGCTTCATAATTTCTTGAAGGAGTGTTTTCCAGTAGCTAAACAGATTTGA
- the LOC118063338 gene encoding syntaxin-112 — protein MNDLMTRSFLSYVELKKQSQKDLEAELDVESGHLNPTDEPNLSQFFREVNEIKIEMEDITNLLFDLQTLNEESKSTHSAKVLRGIRDRMESDIVAVLRKAKIVKARLESLDRSNISNCKVSELYREGSPVDRTRISVTNGLRVKLREIMNKFQILREKFFSDYKDDLKRRYYTAAGKEPSAEVIEEMISGGGGVQMFEGKGVMDLKSKEKHEAVMDIQRSLKRLHQVFLDMAVLIETQGEKMNDIEENVAKASNFVSGGTNSLYYADQMKKKRKTWCLWVLAVVVIIILVCIVSTLAT, from the coding sequence ATGAATGATCTAATGACAAGATCGTTCTTAAGTTATGTGGAACTGAAGAAACAATCCCAAAAAGACCTTGAAGCTGAACTCGACGTCGAATCAGGCCATCTAAACCCCACAGATGAACCTAACCTCTCTCAGTTCTTCCGTGAAGTCAATGAAATCAAGATCGAAATGGAAGACATTACCAATCTCTTGTTTGATCTTCAAACACTTAATGAAGAGTCAAAGTCTACTCACAGTGCCAAAGTTCTTCGTGGCATAAGAGACAGAATGGAATCAGACATAGTGGCGGTTCTTAGAAAGGCCAAGATTGTGAAGGCGAGACTAGAATCATTAGACAGATCCAATATATCGAATTGCAAAGTCTCAGAATTGTATAGAGAAGGGAGTCCTGTTGATAGGACAAGGATATCAGTCACCAATGGCTTGAGAGTTAAACTTAGGGAGATTATGAATAAGTTTCAGATCCTGAGAGAGAAATTTTTTTCAGATTACAAAGATGATCTGAAAAGAAGATACTACACTGCAGCTGGAAAGGAACCAAGTGCAGAAGTGATCGAAGAGATGATTTCAGGAGGAGGGGGAGTTCAGATGTTCGAAGGGAAAGGAGTGATGGACTTGAAGAGTAAAGAGAAACATGAGGCTGTAATGGATATACAGAGAAGCTTGAAAAGGCTGCATCAGGTGTTTCTTGATATGGCTGTTCTTATTGAAACTCAGGGAGAGAAGATGAACGATATTGAAGAGAACGTCGCCAAAGCAAGTAATTTTGTAAGTGGTGGAACAAACAGTCTTTACTATGCCGatcagatgaagaagaaaaggaagacatGGTGTTTATGGGTTTTGGCTGTGGTGGTGATCATAATTTTGGTTTGCATTGTATCTACTTTGGCTACTTGA
- the LOC118063337 gene encoding putative glucose-6-phosphate 1-epimerase: MAMASMSFSLPNLNLRRVNRYSGMAFASVNKETSTTVGVRVTEGEGNLPKVVLTSPHGSEAEIYLFGGCITSWKVPSGKDLLFVRPDAVFNKKKPISGGVPHCFPQFGPGAIQQHGFARNLDWSVVDSDNADGNPVVTLLLKDGPYSRSMWDFGFQALYKVILNSKSISTELIITNTDNKPFSFNSALHTYFSASVTGASVKGLKGCKTLDKELDPANPVEGKEERDVVIFPGFVDRVYLDAPSELQLDNGLGSVITIKNTNWSDAVLWNPHLQMEACYKDFVCVENAQIGNVQLEPQQSWTAKQLLSID, encoded by the exons atggcGATGGCCTCCATGTCATTTTCTCTTCCTAACCTTAACCTACGCCGAGTCAACCG ATACTCTGGAATGGCATTTGCAAGTGTAAATAAAGAAACCAGTACAACTGTAGGTGTGAGAGTCACAGAAGGTGAAGGTAACTTGCCCAAGGTTGTCCTCACTTCTCCTCATGGAAG TGAGGCAGAGATATATCTATTTGGAGGTTGCATTACATCTTGGAAAGTTCCCAGTGGAAAAGACCTCCTTTTTGTTAGGCCAGATGCTGtgtttaacaagaaaaaaccaATCAG TGGAGGTGTGCCACATTGCTTCCCACAGTTTGGCCCCGGTGCTATTCAGCAG CATGGATTTGCTAGGAATTTGGATTGGTCAGTTGTTGATTCTGATAATGCCGATGGCAATCCGGTGGTAACCCTTTTGCTCAAGGATGGTCCTTATAGTCGTTCCATGTGGGACTTCGGTTTTCAAGCTCTATACAAG gtcaTTCTAAATTCAAAGAGCATTTCCACAGAACTGATAATCACAAATACCGATAACAAGCCATTTTCATTCAATAGTGCTTTGCACACATACTTCAGT GCATCTGTAACAGGAGCATCTGTGAAAGGTTTGAAAGGTTGCAAAACCCTGGATAAAGAGCTGGATCCTGCCAATCCAGTGGAGGGCAAGGAAGAAAG GGATGTGGTGATTTTCCCTGGATTTGTAGACCGAGTTTATCTTGATGCTCCAAGTGAGTTGCAGCTGGATAATGGCTTGGGCAGTGTAATAACTATCAAGAATACAAA TTGGTCAGATGCTGTTTTGTGGAACCCACATCTGCAGATGGAAGCATGCTACAAAGATTTTGTTTGTGTTGAAAATGCACAG ATTGGAAATGTCCAGCTAGAGCCTCAGCAGTCCTGGACAGCTAAGCAGCTTCTTAGCATTGACTGA
- the LOC118063336 gene encoding laccase-11 translates to MASSRGFVSWLIFLFIGILGFIPFPAEAAIKKYQFDIQVKNVSRLCHAKPIVTVNGRFPGPTIYVREGDRVMVNVTNYAQYNMSIHWHGLKQYRNGWADGPAYITQCPIQTGSSYTYDFNVTGQRGTLWWHAHILWLRATVYGAIVIMPQQGTPYPFPQPNMEVPILLGEWWNTDVEEVEKQGTEMGLPPNMSDAHTINGKPGPLFPCSEKHTFAMEIESGKTYLLRIINAALNDELFFGIAGHNMTVVEVDAVYTKPFTTQTILIAPGQTTNVLVLANQVPGRYFMASRAFLDVPLPVDNKTATAILQYKGIPNTVLPSFPQLPASNDTEFALGYNRKLRSLNTPQFPANVPLKVDRNLFYTVGFGKDSCSTCVNGTRLLASLNNISFVMPQIGLLQAHYFNISGVFKTNFPDRPPTPFNYTGAPLTASLGTVHGTRLSKIAFNSTVELVLQDTNLLTVESHPFHLHGYNFFVVGTGIGNFDPAKDPAKYNLVDPVERNTVGVPTGGWTAIRFRADNPGVWFMHCHLELHTGWGLKTAFVVEEGPGSDQSILPPPKDLPPC, encoded by the exons ATGGCTAGCAGTCGAGGTTTCGTGTCATGGttaatctttcttttcattGGGATTCTAGGATTCATTCCTTTTCCCGCAGAAGCTGCTATAAAGAAATATCAGTTCGAT aTTCAAGTGAAGAATGTGAGCAGATTGTGCCATGCAAAACCTATTGTAACTGTAAATGGGAGGTTTCCAGGGCCAACTATTTACGTTAGAGAAGGAGATAGAGTTATGGTCAATGTTACTAATTATGCACAATATAACATGTCTATTCACTG GCATGGACTGAAGCAATATCGCAATGGCTGGGCAGATGGACCAGCTTATATAACACAATGTCCAATCCAAACCGGAAGCAGCTACACTTATGACTTCAATGTAACAGGACAAAGAGGAACCTTATGGTGGCATGCACATATTCTTTGGTTAAGGGCTACAGTTTATGGTGCAATTGTCATTATGCCTCAACAAGGAACTCCATATCCTTTCCCACAACCAAATATGGAAGTCCCTATTCTCTTAG GGGAATGGTGGAACACTGATGTGGAAGAGGTTGAAAAGCAAGGGACTGAAATGGGTTTGCCACCAAATATGTCAGATGCACACACCATTAACGGGAAGCCAGGACCTCTCTTTCCGTGTTCTGAGAAAC ATACTTTTGCAATGGAGATTGAATCGGGGAAGACATACCTCCTGAGAATCATCAATGCTGCCCTCAACGACGAGCTTTTCTTTGGCATAGCTGGTCACAACATGACAGTAGTGGAGGTTGATGCAGTTTATACGAAGCCATTCACCACTCAAACTATACTAATTGCACCTGGCCAGACCACAAATGTTCTGGTCCTAGCCAACCAAGTTCCAGGCAGATATTTCATGGCTAGTAGGGCTTTCTTGGATGTTCCACTCCCTGTAGACAACAAAACAGCCACGGCAATTCTGCAATACAAAGGAATCCCGAACACTGTCCTCCCGTCCTTCCCTCAATTGCCTGCATCTAATGATACGGAATTCGCGTTAGGCTACAACCGAAAGCTTAGAAGCTTGAACACTCCACAGTTTCCAGCAAATGTACCCCTTAAAGTTGACAGAAATCTCTTCTACACGGTTGGTTTCGGAAAAGATTCATGCTCCACATGCGTAAACGGAACACGACTCCTAGCTTCTTTGAACAATATCTCTTTTGTTATGCCTCAAATTGGACTTCTTCAAGCTCATTACTTCAACATTAGTGGAGTATTTAAGACCAATTTTCCCGACAGGCCTCCCACCCCTTTCAACTACACTGGCGCACCACTTACAGCAAGTCTGGGAACAGTCCATGGGACAAGGCTTAGCAAGATTGCTTTTAATTCTACTGTGGAACTTGTTCTTCAAGACACCAACTTGCTAACAGTCGAGTCACATCCATTCCATCTTCACGGCTATAACTTCTTTGTTGTTGGCACAGGAATCGGAAACTTCGATCCTGCTAAAGATCCAGCTAAATATAATCTGGTTGATCCCGTGGAGAGAAATACAGTTGGTGTCCCTACTGGGGGCTGGACTGCTATTCGGTTTAGAGCAGATAATCCAG GTGTTTGGTTTATGCATTGTCATTTGGAACTGCATACTGGGTGGGGATTAAAAACAGCATTTGTGGTAGAAGAAGGGCCTGGATCTGATCAATCTATTCTGCCTCCTCCAAAGGATCTTCCACCTTGCTAG